From the genome of Erythrobacter litoralis, one region includes:
- a CDS encoding GIY-YIG nuclease family protein yields MSELDLEGLAGELADFAPAKKKQAAYTAREERIIAGFEDIVRFFEEQSRTPQHGKDRDIFERLYAVRLDRLRAQEDCRALLAELDEHGLLEQPSIGTEGKAEFDVDALASELSAVESEEDITQLRHVRSAEEKRAAEEIARRDKCHDFEKFKPLFEQVKQELASGARVTRPFELKAEIRPGAFFIVGGLITYVAEMEDIFTNAQGRTDARLRVIFDNGTESGMLMRSLQRQLHDDDAGRRITDPAPGPLFADTPEDGEAEAGTIYVLRSKSDHPFVAEHRDVVHKIGVTSGSVDARISGAEKSSTYLLAGVEVVATYKVYGVNCQKLESLLHKVFAEAQLDLSIPDRFGHMVKPREWFAIPLQVINEAVDRIRDRSIISYRYSPSDGRLERIID; encoded by the coding sequence ATGAGTGAGCTAGACCTAGAAGGCCTTGCCGGCGAACTGGCCGATTTCGCTCCGGCAAAGAAGAAGCAAGCCGCTTACACGGCTCGCGAAGAGCGGATCATCGCGGGGTTTGAGGACATCGTCCGCTTTTTCGAAGAACAGAGCCGCACCCCTCAGCATGGCAAGGACCGGGACATATTCGAGCGGCTTTACGCTGTCCGTCTCGACCGCCTGCGCGCACAGGAGGACTGCCGTGCGTTGCTGGCGGAGCTTGATGAACACGGTTTACTTGAGCAGCCTTCCATCGGAACTGAGGGGAAGGCCGAGTTCGATGTCGACGCGCTGGCTTCCGAGCTGTCCGCAGTTGAAAGCGAAGAGGACATTACGCAGCTTCGCCACGTTCGCTCCGCCGAAGAAAAGCGAGCCGCCGAGGAGATAGCGCGCCGGGATAAGTGTCACGACTTCGAGAAGTTCAAGCCACTGTTTGAGCAGGTAAAGCAAGAGCTGGCTTCGGGCGCGCGGGTGACGCGGCCCTTCGAGTTGAAAGCCGAAATTCGGCCGGGCGCTTTCTTCATCGTCGGCGGGCTCATCACTTACGTCGCCGAGATGGAAGACATTTTCACCAACGCCCAAGGGCGCACTGATGCTCGGCTGCGCGTGATCTTTGACAACGGCACCGAAAGCGGGATGCTGATGCGGTCGCTCCAGCGCCAGCTTCATGACGACGATGCAGGGCGCAGGATTACCGATCCGGCACCAGGGCCTCTGTTTGCGGACACGCCGGAAGACGGCGAAGCGGAAGCGGGCACGATCTATGTGCTTAGAAGCAAGTCCGACCACCCTTTCGTAGCGGAGCACCGCGACGTCGTTCACAAGATCGGAGTGACTAGCGGCTCGGTCGATGCAAGAATATCCGGAGCCGAAAAAAGCTCGACCTATCTCTTGGCTGGTGTCGAGGTGGTCGCGACATACAAGGTTTATGGCGTGAACTGCCAGAAGCTTGAAAGCCTTCTGCACAAGGTGTTCGCCGAGGCTCAGCTTGATCTTTCGATACCCGATCGGTTCGGCCACATGGTGAAGCCGCGCGAATGGTTCGCTATTCCGCTGCAGGTCATCAATGAAGCTGTCGACCGTATTCGAGATCGATCGATCATATCGTATCGATACTCGCCTAGCGATGGGCGCTTGGAGCGGATCATCGACTGA
- a CDS encoding DEAD/DEAH box helicase produces the protein MTTKPIPAVSFQTARNGASTKSNEMGMRPMQERAYNKRGEQYLLIKSPPASGKSRALMFIALDKLHNQGLRQVIIVVPEKSIGGSFGDEPLSRYGFWADWAVKPKWNLCNTLGADDEKADPSKIKALGQFLESEGRVLVCTHATFRFAVERFGVEAFDDRLIAVDEFHHVSAGEDNRLGNQLTEFIARDKVHIVAMTGSYFRGDAVPVLTPEDEAKFEPVTYTYYEQLNGYQHLKALNIGYFFYTGRYLEAIEHCLDPALKTIVHIPSVNARESTKDKVSEVNEILHYLGKWTGADPVTGFELVAMPDGRVLRIADLVDDSDPARRAKVLAALKDPAHKNDRGHVDIIIALGMAKEGFDWIWCEHALTVGYRSSLTEIIQIIGRATRDAPGKATATFTNLIAEPDASEAAVADAINDTLKAIAASLLMEQVLAPRFTFSPKNAGPLPDFDYGPEGYQEGKANVGVNEERGQYHFEIAGLVTPKSPEAARICDEDLNEVIAAFVQKKSVAERGMFDEETPPQELTQVAMSAIVRDRYPDLSAEDQEAVRQHAIAALNLTQKAKSLAMDAVDPADGEQRANTALLEGVRQYAMDVRELDVDLIDSINPWQAAYAVLAKSMSESTLKQVQAAIAAKRTKISPEEAKDLAAAAVKFKKERGRLPAVTSPDAWEQRLAEGAAAFMRFREEGRYE, from the coding sequence ATGACCACCAAGCCCATCCCCGCCGTATCGTTCCAGACCGCACGTAACGGTGCCTCGACCAAGTCGAACGAGATGGGTATGCGCCCGATGCAGGAGCGCGCCTACAACAAGCGCGGCGAGCAATACCTGCTGATCAAGTCGCCGCCGGCCTCGGGAAAGAGCCGCGCGCTGATGTTCATCGCGCTCGACAAGCTGCACAATCAGGGGCTGCGCCAGGTGATCATCGTGGTGCCCGAGAAGTCGATCGGCGGCAGCTTCGGGGACGAGCCGCTGTCGCGATACGGCTTCTGGGCGGACTGGGCGGTGAAGCCGAAGTGGAACCTGTGCAACACGCTGGGCGCGGATGACGAGAAGGCCGATCCGTCCAAGATCAAGGCGCTCGGCCAGTTCCTCGAAAGTGAGGGCCGGGTGCTGGTCTGCACCCACGCCACCTTCCGCTTCGCAGTCGAGAGGTTCGGCGTAGAGGCGTTCGACGATCGCCTGATCGCCGTGGACGAGTTCCACCACGTCTCTGCTGGCGAGGACAACCGGCTCGGCAATCAGCTCACGGAGTTCATCGCCCGCGACAAGGTGCATATCGTGGCGATGACCGGCAGCTATTTCCGCGGCGATGCCGTGCCGGTGCTGACCCCGGAGGACGAGGCGAAGTTCGAGCCGGTCACCTATACCTATTACGAGCAGCTCAACGGTTATCAGCACCTCAAGGCGCTCAATATCGGCTATTTCTTCTACACGGGCCGGTATCTGGAGGCGATCGAGCATTGCCTTGACCCGGCGCTGAAGACGATCGTGCACATCCCTTCGGTCAATGCGAGGGAGAGCACGAAGGACAAGGTGAGCGAGGTCAACGAGATCCTCCACTACCTCGGCAAGTGGACGGGCGCAGACCCCGTGACCGGCTTCGAGCTCGTCGCCATGCCGGATGGCCGCGTGCTGAGGATCGCCGATCTGGTGGATGACAGCGATCCGGCTCGACGCGCGAAGGTGCTGGCGGCGCTGAAGGACCCGGCACACAAGAACGATCGTGGCCACGTCGACATCATCATCGCGTTGGGGATGGCAAAGGAAGGCTTCGACTGGATCTGGTGCGAACACGCGCTGACGGTGGGCTACCGCTCAAGCCTCACCGAGATCATCCAGATCATCGGCCGCGCGACTCGCGATGCACCAGGCAAGGCGACGGCGACCTTCACGAACCTCATCGCCGAACCCGATGCGTCCGAAGCGGCCGTGGCCGATGCGATCAACGACACCCTTAAAGCTATCGCGGCCAGCCTTTTGATGGAGCAGGTGCTTGCCCCGCGGTTCACCTTCAGCCCTAAGAACGCCGGACCACTGCCTGATTTCGATTACGGGCCTGAGGGCTACCAGGAGGGCAAGGCGAACGTCGGCGTTAACGAGGAACGTGGACAGTATCACTTCGAGATCGCCGGACTCGTCACGCCCAAATCGCCTGAAGCCGCGCGTATCTGCGATGAGGACCTGAACGAGGTCATCGCGGCCTTTGTGCAAAAGAAGTCCGTGGCCGAGCGCGGGATGTTCGATGAAGAGACCCCGCCGCAAGAACTAACCCAGGTCGCGATGAGCGCTATCGTTCGCGATCGTTACCCGGACCTGAGCGCCGAGGATCAAGAAGCCGTGCGCCAGCACGCGATAGCTGCGCTCAACCTGACCCAGAAGGCGAAATCGTTGGCGATGGACGCCGTCGATCCCGCTGATGGCGAGCAGCGGGCAAACACCGCGTTGCTCGAGGGCGTGCGGCAATACGCGATGGACGTCCGGGAACTCGACGTTGACCTCATCGACAGCATCAACCCGTGGCAGGCCGCCTACGCCGTCCTCGCAAAGTCGATGAGCGAAAGCACGCTCAAGCAGGTGCAGGCTGCGATCGCTGCGAAGCGCACGAAGATCAGCCCCGAGGAGGCGAAGGACCTCGCCGCTGCGGCGGTGAAGTTCAAGAAGGAGCGCGGGCGCCTGCCTGCGGTCACTTCGCCCGATGCATGGGAGCAGCGCCTTGCGGAAGGTGCTGCAGCCTTTATGCGCTTCCGCGAAGAGGGGCGCTATGAGTGA
- a CDS encoding class I SAM-dependent DNA methyltransferase, whose translation MNPVEIADAVTELAQLPFDGAEFPFQFLTAFGNKKTTIDRLRAGNTNQSDIAGGVLQRSNIHIATAAPGAVADMLTKLRNSPKTSSQKARFILATDGNELQAEDLTTGETVVCQYADFANHFGFLLPLAGITTVAQIRESSFDIRATGRLNKLYVTLLQDNPEWASADRRADMNHFMARLIFCFFAEDTDIFHAGYKFTETVEWMSGGGADNTHEVIAELFRAMNTPLKDREAAGTKTWANGFPYVNGQLFSGSIDVPRFSKIARSYLIHIGNLDWTKINPDIFGSMIQAVADDEERGALGMHYTSVPNILKVLNPLFLDDLRGRLDEAGENARKLLNLRNRMAKIRVFDPACGSGNFLVIAYKQMRAIEAEINKRRGEPERRSDIPLTNFRGIELRDFPAEIARLALIIAEYQCDVLYRGQKEALAEFLPLDSQNWITCGNALRLNWLSICPPTGTGVKVRGDDLFQTPLDQSEIDFENAGGETYICGNPPYLGSTWQDAEQKADLQRLFGHRTKSWKSLDYVAGWFIKAADYGLHTPTVSAFVSTNSICQGQQVPILWPLMFATGHEIVFAHTSFKWANLAAKKAGVTVAIIGIARPTSSLKKLYSPGPNDGSILKEVEHINAYLVPAPDVTVNKRSAPADDRAQMDAGGKPVDGGHLFLTPDQRRAYLREWTQRTKVVLRAFGASEYIRGDVRHCFWLSDEDVVGLDPRDQLSERLEAVRLARSKSPKLPTRSAAAWPHRFEEVKQTGREVVTIAPKVSSENRDYLPAGLLPPGSILTDLAFGLYDAPLWNLGVLCSRLHLVWIATVCGKMKTDFRYSNTMGWNTYPLPKLTEQNKADLTRCAENILLAREAHFPATIADLYNPEAMPENLRRAHEENDETLERIYIGRRFKNDTERLEKLFELYTKMTGKGKAA comes from the coding sequence ATGAACCCCGTTGAGATCGCCGACGCCGTAACCGAACTCGCCCAGCTGCCATTCGACGGTGCCGAGTTCCCGTTCCAGTTCCTCACCGCGTTTGGCAACAAGAAAACCACCATCGATCGTCTGCGGGCCGGCAACACCAATCAGTCCGACATCGCCGGCGGCGTGCTCCAGCGCAGCAATATCCACATCGCCACGGCGGCACCCGGCGCGGTGGCCGATATGCTGACGAAACTCCGCAACAGCCCCAAGACCTCCAGTCAGAAGGCACGCTTCATCCTCGCCACCGACGGTAATGAGCTTCAGGCCGAGGATCTTACGACAGGCGAGACGGTCGTCTGTCAATACGCCGATTTCGCCAACCACTTCGGCTTCCTCCTGCCCCTCGCCGGCATCACCACCGTCGCACAGATCCGGGAGAGCAGCTTCGACATCCGCGCCACCGGGCGCCTCAACAAGCTCTACGTCACCCTCCTCCAGGACAATCCCGAATGGGCCTCGGCCGATCGCCGCGCCGACATGAACCACTTCATGGCCCGGCTGATCTTCTGCTTCTTCGCCGAGGACACCGACATCTTCCACGCCGGCTATAAGTTCACCGAGACGGTCGAATGGATGAGCGGCGGCGGGGCGGACAACACGCACGAGGTCATCGCCGAACTCTTTCGCGCGATGAACACCCCGCTGAAAGATCGCGAGGCAGCGGGCACCAAGACCTGGGCGAACGGTTTTCCCTACGTCAACGGCCAGCTCTTCAGCGGCAGCATCGACGTGCCGCGCTTCAGCAAGATCGCCCGCTCCTACCTCATCCACATCGGCAACCTCGACTGGACTAAGATCAACCCCGACATTTTCGGCTCGATGATCCAGGCGGTCGCTGATGACGAGGAGCGCGGCGCGCTCGGCATGCATTACACCAGCGTGCCGAACATCCTGAAAGTGCTGAACCCGCTGTTCCTCGACGATCTGCGTGGCCGTCTGGATGAGGCGGGCGAGAACGCGCGCAAGCTGCTCAACCTACGCAATCGTATGGCCAAGATCCGCGTGTTCGATCCGGCCTGCGGCAGCGGCAACTTCCTCGTGATCGCCTACAAGCAGATGCGGGCGATCGAGGCCGAGATCAACAAGCGGCGCGGCGAGCCCGAACGCCGATCGGACATCCCGCTTACCAATTTCCGCGGCATCGAGTTGCGCGACTTCCCGGCCGAGATCGCGCGACTGGCGTTGATCATCGCCGAATACCAATGCGACGTGCTCTATCGCGGGCAAAAGGAGGCGCTGGCCGAGTTCCTGCCGCTCGATAGCCAGAACTGGATCACCTGCGGCAACGCCCTGCGGCTTAATTGGCTGAGTATCTGCCCACCGACCGGCACGGGGGTGAAGGTGCGCGGGGACGACCTGTTCCAGACGCCGCTTGATCAGTCGGAAATTGACTTCGAGAACGCGGGTGGCGAAACCTACATTTGCGGGAACCCGCCCTATCTCGGCAGCACTTGGCAAGATGCCGAGCAGAAGGCCGACTTACAGCGGCTATTCGGCCACCGGACGAAGAGCTGGAAATCCCTCGATTACGTCGCTGGCTGGTTCATCAAGGCGGCGGATTACGGGCTGCATACCCCCACCGTCTCAGCGTTCGTGTCCACCAATTCTATTTGCCAGGGGCAACAGGTTCCCATCCTCTGGCCGCTGATGTTCGCTACGGGACACGAGATCGTGTTCGCGCACACTAGCTTCAAATGGGCGAATCTGGCTGCTAAGAAGGCGGGTGTGACGGTCGCCATCATTGGCATCGCGCGTCCGACCTCTTCTCTGAAGAAGCTATACTCCCCGGGCCCAAACGATGGATCGATCCTCAAAGAGGTTGAGCACATCAACGCCTACTTGGTCCCAGCACCTGACGTCACCGTAAACAAGAGGTCGGCGCCCGCTGATGACCGTGCCCAAATGGATGCAGGGGGCAAGCCAGTTGATGGGGGGCATCTGTTCCTCACTCCAGATCAAAGGCGAGCATACCTTCGAGAATGGACCCAACGAACGAAGGTCGTTCTACGAGCCTTTGGAGCGAGCGAGTATATTCGGGGCGATGTCCGTCACTGTTTCTGGCTATCCGATGAGGACGTGGTCGGTCTTGACCCTCGCGACCAACTTTCGGAACGACTTGAAGCGGTGCGTTTAGCGCGCAGCAAAAGTCCCAAGCTGCCAACTAGGTCCGCTGCTGCATGGCCCCACCGTTTCGAGGAGGTAAAGCAGACTGGCCGTGAGGTCGTCACCATTGCGCCGAAGGTTTCATCGGAGAATAGGGACTATCTTCCTGCCGGCTTATTGCCTCCCGGTTCCATCCTCACGGATCTGGCGTTCGGCTTGTATGACGCTCCCCTTTGGAACCTAGGAGTCCTATGCTCCCGCCTGCACCTCGTCTGGATCGCCACAGTTTGCGGTAAGATGAAGACTGACTTCCGATACTCCAACACAATGGGCTGGAACACCTACCCGCTCCCCAAGCTGACCGAGCAGAACAAGGCTGACCTAACGCGTTGCGCCGAGAACATCCTGCTCGCGCGCGAGGCGCACTTCCCCGCCACCATCGCCGATCTCTACAATCCCGAAGCCATGCCCGAAAACCTCCGCCGCGCCCACGAGGAAAACGACGAAACCCTCGAACGCATCTACATCGGCCGCCGCTTCAAGAACGACACCGAACGGCTGGAAAAGCTGTTCGAGCTTTACACCAAGATGACGGGGAAGGGGAAAGCCGCATGA
- a CDS encoding helix-turn-helix domain-containing protein, translated as MQHDVPKPKLAYSIREACEATSLSRTTVYAHISSGRIKAIRVGGRTLIPSESLIKLINEEG; from the coding sequence ATGCAACACGATGTTCCCAAGCCGAAGCTGGCATACAGCATTCGGGAGGCGTGCGAGGCTACCAGCCTGAGTCGCACGACCGTCTACGCCCACATCTCCAGCGGCCGCATTAAGGCCATCCGGGTGGGTGGGCGAACCCTCATCCCCTCGGAAAGCCTCATCAAGCTCATCAACGAGGAGGGCTGA
- a CDS encoding helix-turn-helix domain-containing protein, which translates to MALRQIFAENLRRARLAAGMSQEELADVAGIDRTYVSALERCRYAASIDVIERLATALQVTAASLLEDTEHVPPRKDDT; encoded by the coding sequence ATGGCGCTGCGTCAGATCTTCGCCGAGAATCTGCGCCGCGCTCGGCTCGCGGCTGGAATGTCGCAGGAAGAGCTGGCCGACGTTGCCGGGATTGACCGGACATACGTCAGCGCTCTGGAACGGTGCCGGTATGCTGCCTCAATAGACGTCATAGAACGGCTTGCGACAGCTTTGCAGGTCACCGCTGCATCATTGCTAGAGGACACCGAGCACGTGCCGCCACGTAAGGACGATACGTAG
- a CDS encoding DUF2280 domain-containing protein has protein sequence MKRLPEAIKRRIVEHLACFQRPADVVDLIAEEFDVTLTPRHVRAYDPASLQFAGSCRWLEYHAAVRERYREEIGKVAIAHRTYRLGKLQQSIDAALRLLDKDDATALEAAEQIRKAVETAAKEVGNVHVKYPDRKY, from the coding sequence ATGAAACGGCTTCCAGAGGCAATCAAGAGACGGATCGTCGAGCATCTGGCGTGCTTCCAGAGGCCGGCCGACGTGGTGGACCTCATCGCCGAAGAGTTCGACGTTACTCTCACGCCTAGACACGTTCGCGCTTACGACCCGGCCTCTTTGCAGTTCGCCGGATCATGCCGCTGGCTCGAATACCATGCTGCCGTTCGTGAGCGCTATCGCGAAGAGATCGGGAAGGTCGCGATCGCGCACCGGACCTATCGGCTGGGTAAACTGCAGCAAAGCATCGACGCTGCCCTAAGGTTATTGGACAAGGATGACGCCACTGCGCTCGAAGCCGCTGAGCAAATCCGCAAGGCGGTCGAGACCGCTGCCAAAGAGGTAGGCAACGTCCACGTGAAATATCCCGATAGGAAATACTGA
- a CDS encoding HD domain-containing protein: MTTTTMTDAARLLDAASFAAGRHRDQRRKDAGATPYINHPLDVARILAEAGVADIEVLMAAILHDTIEDTDTTADELAERFGERVCGLVLEVTDDKSLPKLERKRLQVAKAESKSDDAKMIKLADKTGNLRDLKSSPPAWSEARIGAYVQFAELVARGCAGISASLDERFRQERLRFD; this comes from the coding sequence ATGACCACGACGACCATGACTGACGCTGCTCGGCTGCTCGATGCTGCCAGCTTTGCTGCCGGCAGACATCGCGACCAGCGTCGCAAGGATGCGGGCGCGACACCCTACATCAACCACCCGCTCGACGTGGCGCGCATCCTCGCCGAGGCCGGCGTGGCCGACATCGAGGTGCTGATGGCGGCGATCCTGCACGATACGATCGAGGACACCGACACCACGGCCGACGAACTGGCCGAGCGCTTCGGTGAGCGAGTCTGCGGCCTCGTGCTCGAGGTGACGGACGACAAGAGTCTGCCCAAGCTTGAGCGCAAAAGGCTTCAGGTCGCGAAAGCGGAGAGCAAGTCGGACGACGCCAAGATGATCAAGCTGGCCGACAAAACTGGGAACCTGCGCGATCTGAAGTCGTCGCCTCCTGCCTGGAGCGAGGCGCGGATCGGCGCCTATGTCCAGTTTGCCGAACTGGTCGCCAGAGGATGCGCGGGAATCAGTGCGTCGCTAGACGAGCGCTTTAGGCAGGAAAGGCTGCGCTTCGACTGA
- a CDS encoding tyrosine-type recombinase/integrase — translation MADLSRIGEREKLKPRNGNEPHWHRLRQGVYLGYRPSRKKAGGIWFARFYDAEANRNARKRLGDYGTLSGHDVFKQAKADAEAWAETVETGGERARDMETVKDACEAYLKEKPGSITEGVFRRHVYSDPIAKVKLDKLRRHHLKAWRERLEHSPALLTRTKEAKKKQTKVRSKSTVNRDMVPLRAALGMVLKPGAPNTDAAWQEALRPFKGADKRRELYLDRDERKRMIDATCGEAKPFVKALCLLPLRPGALAGLTVRDFDKRTRALTVGKDKNGNPRQLTMPQVIADFFEVQVKNKLPAASIFARASGEAWNKDAWKHPIKDAVKAADLPRAASAYTLRHSVITDLIRERLPILTVAQLSGTSVAMIEKHYGHLVRDDAEEALASIAI, via the coding sequence ATGGCCGATCTCAGCCGCATCGGGGAGCGCGAAAAGCTGAAGCCGCGGAACGGCAATGAGCCGCACTGGCACCGTCTGCGCCAAGGGGTCTATCTCGGATACCGCCCATCTCGTAAGAAGGCGGGCGGCATTTGGTTTGCCCGCTTCTATGACGCTGAGGCCAATCGCAACGCCCGCAAGCGGCTGGGCGACTATGGCACCCTGTCCGGGCATGACGTCTTCAAGCAGGCCAAGGCGGACGCCGAGGCATGGGCGGAAACGGTCGAAACCGGCGGCGAGCGCGCCCGCGACATGGAAACGGTCAAGGATGCCTGCGAGGCCTATCTGAAGGAAAAGCCCGGATCGATCACCGAAGGGGTTTTCCGGCGGCACGTCTATTCCGATCCCATCGCCAAGGTGAAGCTCGACAAGCTCCGGCGGCACCACCTCAAGGCATGGCGCGAGCGGCTGGAGCACTCCCCGGCGCTACTTACGCGGACAAAGGAAGCCAAAAAGAAGCAGACGAAAGTACGCTCCAAGTCGACCGTCAACCGCGACATGGTGCCGCTGCGCGCCGCGCTGGGCATGGTGCTGAAGCCCGGTGCCCCTAACACTGACGCGGCATGGCAAGAGGCGCTGCGCCCGTTCAAGGGGGCCGATAAGCGCCGCGAACTGTATCTCGACCGCGATGAGCGCAAGCGGATGATCGATGCCACCTGCGGTGAGGCAAAGCCCTTCGTGAAGGCGTTGTGCCTCTTGCCGCTGCGCCCCGGTGCGCTGGCAGGCCTGACGGTGCGCGACTTCGACAAGCGCACCCGGGCGCTCACCGTTGGCAAGGACAAAAACGGCAACCCGCGTCAGCTTACCATGCCGCAGGTGATTGCCGACTTCTTTGAAGTGCAGGTGAAGAACAAACTGCCAGCCGCATCGATCTTCGCCCGCGCTAGCGGCGAGGCGTGGAACAAGGACGCTTGGAAGCATCCGATCAAGGATGCGGTCAAAGCGGCTGATCTGCCCCGTGCCGCATCGGCCTACACTCTGCGCCATAGTGTGATCACCGACTTGATCCGTGAGCGCCTGCCGATCCTCACTGTGGCGCAGCTGTCGGGAACAAGCGTTGCCATGATCGAAAAGCACTACGGGCACCTTGTGCGAGATGATGCCGAAGAGGCGCTGGCGAGCATTGCGATCTAA